In Streptococcus parasuis, the following proteins share a genomic window:
- a CDS encoding IS1634 family transposase yields MAFIRITKNREGRKHVYLVEGYRENGKSKQRILYKYGLLDELEAKEPGILERLKREAKENSQAKSEEFLIKLSLKDPMNKPDENIGWKILEDLYTTLKLHQFFKKNKPSKMTMDLDETVKLLIFQRILNPGSKYKTFYHQASLFGDWNVPYNSVYRSLDILNTFQSEIQQHLHQEVSQLTNRTGTLVFYDVTNYFFEIDVPDEDIRDENGDLLVEGLRRRGASKEYRKDPIIQMGLFMDMNGIPIAYKLFRGNLTDPITYIPAIEQVKKQFGIERLVVVADKAMNSTNNLNATIKNNDGWIFSQKHRGKRGAPKDIQEKILEESGWQFNQDITFAKKSYIRERKLGTKKDSPTVKEKVLLTWSKKYEDRERIRREGALDYANKLTDAELFRQTSKKGGKKYLELSYLDKETGEVKPFSPLIRIDQEQVEFDAQFDGVHVLVTSEIEMEDDAILEAYQELSAIENCFRITKTEFETRPVYVRKNEHIEGHFLTCFISLVMIRLLYYITDKKMSPARMIEGLNSMLAADMGQGIYRVKQNHEASELLHLLGITWDRGTVRHEDIQKLGKNCIHNTIYDSKKLPKR; encoded by the coding sequence ATGGCATTTATTCGAATTACAAAAAACAGAGAAGGCCGTAAACATGTTTATCTTGTTGAAGGATATCGTGAGAACGGAAAGTCAAAACAACGGATTCTTTATAAATATGGTTTGTTGGACGAATTGGAAGCGAAAGAACCAGGCATTCTTGAGCGATTAAAACGTGAAGCAAAGGAAAACTCACAAGCTAAGTCTGAGGAATTTCTGATAAAACTTTCTTTGAAAGATCCAATGAACAAACCTGACGAAAACATTGGTTGGAAGATTTTAGAAGATCTTTATACTACACTTAAGTTACATCAATTCTTTAAAAAGAATAAGCCGTCAAAAATGACGATGGACTTAGATGAAACAGTTAAACTACTGATTTTTCAACGAATTCTTAATCCGGGAAGTAAATATAAAACTTTCTACCACCAAGCTTCCCTATTCGGAGATTGGAATGTTCCATATAATTCAGTTTATCGGTCACTAGATATCTTAAATACCTTTCAATCAGAAATTCAACAGCACTTACATCAAGAAGTTAGCCAATTAACGAATCGAACTGGAACCTTAGTGTTTTATGATGTTACCAACTATTTTTTTGAAATTGATGTTCCTGATGAAGATATCCGTGATGAAAATGGAGACCTTCTTGTCGAGGGGCTTCGTCGAAGAGGAGCTAGTAAAGAATATAGGAAAGACCCCATTATCCAAATGGGATTATTCATGGATATGAACGGTATTCCTATCGCTTATAAACTATTTCGAGGAAACCTTACAGACCCTATCACTTATATTCCAGCAATTGAGCAAGTAAAGAAACAGTTTGGGATTGAACGGTTGGTAGTGGTCGCAGACAAAGCGATGAACAGCACAAATAACCTGAATGCCACTATAAAGAACAATGACGGCTGGATCTTCTCGCAAAAGCACCGTGGGAAACGAGGTGCTCCGAAGGATATTCAAGAAAAAATATTGGAAGAATCTGGTTGGCAGTTTAATCAAGATATCACTTTCGCTAAAAAGTCTTACATTCGAGAGAGAAAACTTGGGACCAAGAAGGATTCTCCAACCGTTAAAGAAAAAGTACTACTGACCTGGTCAAAGAAATATGAAGATAGAGAACGGATTCGACGTGAAGGGGCTCTTGACTATGCCAATAAGCTAACTGATGCGGAATTGTTTCGACAAACGAGCAAGAAGGGTGGAAAGAAATACCTTGAGTTGAGCTATTTGGATAAGGAAACCGGAGAGGTTAAACCATTTTCGCCACTTATCCGAATTGACCAAGAACAGGTCGAATTTGATGCTCAATTTGATGGGGTTCATGTCCTTGTGACCAGTGAGATTGAGATGGAAGATGATGCCATATTAGAGGCCTATCAAGAATTATCTGCGATTGAGAATTGTTTCCGAATTACAAAAACAGAGTTTGAAACGAGACCTGTTTATGTACGAAAAAATGAACATATTGAAGGCCATTTCCTAACCTGCTTTATCAGTTTAGTGATGATACGCTTATTGTATTACATTACCGATAAGAAAATGAGTCCTGCTCGAATGATAGAGGGCTTAAACAGTATGTTAGCTGCAGATATGGGACAAGGGATATATAGAGTCAAGCAGAACCATGAAGCAAGTGAGTTACTTCATTTATTAGGAATCACTTGGGATCGTGGAACTGTCAGACATGAAGATATTCAAAAGTTAGGGAAAAACTGCATACACAACACAATTTATGACTCAAAAAAGCTCCCTAAACGTTGA
- a CDS encoding YbaN family protein produces the protein MKKIVYLVAGFVSLAIGMIGIVLPIIPTTPLLLLAGFYFARSSKNFEKWLRNTKIYQFYVADYAETKAISRKRKKQIIWQIYILMGISIWLAPVLFVKIGLGLLTVFITYYLFWVIPEK, from the coding sequence ATGAAAAAAATCGTTTATCTAGTAGCTGGTTTTGTTAGCCTTGCTATTGGCATGATTGGGATTGTTCTACCTATAATTCCAACAACGCCTCTTTTACTTTTGGCTGGATTTTATTTTGCTAGAAGCTCTAAAAATTTTGAAAAATGGCTACGCAATACAAAAATTTATCAATTTTATGTAGCGGATTATGCTGAAACCAAAGCCATTTCCCGTAAACGGAAAAAACAAATTATCTGGCAAATCTACATACTCATGGGGATTTCCATTTGGTTGGCTCCTGTACTATTTGTCAAAATTGGACTTGGCTTGCTGACAGTCTTTATTACTTACTATCTTTTTTGGGTTATACCAGAGAAATAG